A section of the Streptomyces xinghaiensis S187 genome encodes:
- a CDS encoding serine hydrolase domain-containing protein: MESLQMIENWPVPTAAAAVVRADGSLAGSHGPQEHRFRLASVTKPLAAYAVLVAYEEGAVELDEPAGPEGSTVRHLLAHASGLAFDEPRVMAAPGERRIYSNAGFEALGDHVAKATGIAFPDYLRQAVLEPLGMAATDLPGSPAKDCVSTAADLARFAAEVQAPRLLHPQTVAAATRVAFPGLNGVVPGYGHQRPCDWGLGFEIRGGKSPHWTGGSSSPRTFGHFGQTGTFLWSDPDAGANGAACVVLTDRDFGSWAIDAWPPFTDTVLAELGEGTG; the protein is encoded by the coding sequence CTCGCACGGCCCGCAGGAGCACCGCTTCCGGCTCGCCTCGGTCACCAAGCCGCTGGCCGCCTACGCCGTGCTCGTCGCGTACGAGGAGGGCGCCGTCGAGCTCGACGAGCCCGCGGGGCCCGAGGGCTCCACGGTCCGCCATCTGCTGGCGCACGCCTCCGGCCTGGCCTTCGACGAGCCGAGGGTGATGGCGGCCCCCGGCGAGCGCCGGATCTACTCCAACGCGGGCTTCGAGGCGCTGGGCGACCACGTCGCCAAGGCCACCGGGATCGCCTTCCCCGACTATCTGCGGCAGGCGGTGCTGGAACCGCTCGGCATGGCCGCCACCGACCTGCCGGGCTCACCGGCGAAGGACTGCGTCTCCACCGCCGCCGACCTGGCCCGGTTCGCCGCCGAGGTGCAGGCCCCGCGGCTGCTGCACCCGCAGACCGTTGCCGCCGCGACCCGGGTGGCCTTCCCGGGGCTCAACGGCGTGGTGCCCGGCTACGGCCACCAGCGTCCCTGCGACTGGGGGCTGGGCTTCGAGATCCGGGGCGGCAAGTCCCCGCACTGGACGGGGGGTTCCTCCTCACCCCGCACTTTCGGCCACTTCGGCCAGACCGGCACCTTCCTCTGGTCCGACCCGGACGCCGGTGCCAACGGCGCCGCCTGCGTCGTCCTCACGGACCGGGACTTCGGGTCCTGGGCGATCGACGCCTGGCCCCCGTTCACCGACACGGTCCTGGCCGAACTGGGCGAAGGGACGGGCTGA